In Magnetospirillum sp. XM-1, a single window of DNA contains:
- a CDS encoding CaiB/BaiF CoA-transferase family protein has protein sequence MKPRVVLSMEQALSLPYATLRFVHLGWRVIRIESFGAGPGLPGDPNRYIGSVVADDDRRSYFVAPNVGKEAVAINLKEDKGQEVLRHLVRSLNADVFCSNTLPSRYKPLGIDYETLSKVKPDLIWAGISAMGPDYPDVPGYDPALQAMAGYMELTGEAGGPPTLAGVPIIDLKAGDEVYAGVCLALAERAETGKGSRIDVSMLQAAASWLITTLPLVDFGCDPIEITRCGNEHRKFIPTNAYPTADGYIFVAIGSDVQWRRLTELPRFAPVAKAGRETNQGRHADREAIQVDMKAVTSRHTTAELAGDFRKATIPNAPINDIRQVRKLDALESKLTSTRLPDGRKVRMQPMAVDLAGRDTSFPFPPHYGEHTRAVLAQAGIRGGDYDDLARSGIVPQSA, from the coding sequence ATGAAGCCGCGCGTCGTCCTCTCCATGGAACAGGCGCTGTCGCTGCCCTATGCGACGCTGCGCTTCGTCCACCTGGGCTGGCGGGTGATCCGCATCGAATCCTTCGGTGCGGGCCCCGGCCTGCCGGGCGATCCCAACCGCTATATCGGCTCGGTGGTGGCCGACGACGACCGCCGCTCCTACTTCGTCGCCCCCAACGTGGGCAAGGAGGCGGTGGCCATCAACCTCAAGGAGGACAAGGGCCAGGAGGTCTTGCGCCATCTGGTCCGCTCGCTTAATGCCGACGTGTTCTGCTCCAACACCCTGCCGTCGCGCTATAAGCCGCTGGGCATCGACTACGAGACCCTGTCCAAGGTGAAGCCCGACCTGATCTGGGCCGGCATCTCGGCCATGGGGCCGGACTATCCCGACGTGCCCGGCTACGACCCGGCGCTGCAGGCCATGGCCGGCTACATGGAGCTGACCGGCGAGGCGGGCGGCCCGCCCACCCTGGCCGGCGTGCCGATCATCGATCTCAAGGCCGGCGACGAGGTCTATGCCGGGGTCTGTCTGGCGCTGGCCGAGCGGGCCGAGACGGGCAAGGGCTCGCGCATCGACGTCTCCATGCTGCAGGCGGCAGCGTCCTGGCTGATCACCACCCTGCCGCTGGTGGATTTCGGCTGCGATCCCATCGAGATCACGCGCTGCGGCAACGAGCACCGCAAGTTCATCCCCACCAACGCCTATCCCACGGCGGACGGCTACATCTTCGTCGCCATCGGCTCGGACGTGCAGTGGCGGCGGCTGACCGAGCTGCCCCGCTTCGCCCCCGTCGCCAAGGCGGGGCGCGAGACCAACCAGGGCCGCCACGCCGACCGCGAGGCCATCCAGGTGGACATGAAGGCGGTGACAAGCCGCCACACCACCGCCGAACTGGCTGGCGACTTCCGCAAGGCCACCATCCCCAACGCCCCCATCAACGACATCCGACAGGTGCGCAAGCTCGACGCGCTGGAGTCCAAGCTGACCTCCACCCGCCTGCCCGACGGGCGCAAGGTGCGCATGCAGCCCATGGCGGTGGATCTGGCCGGGCGGGACACCTCGTTCCCCTTCCCGCCCCATTACGGCGAACACACCCGCGCCGTGCTGGCCCAGGCCGGCATCCGGGGCGGCGATTACGACGACCTCGCCCGGTCGGGCATCGTGCCGCAATCGGCTTAA